From the Malaclemys terrapin pileata isolate rMalTer1 chromosome 13, rMalTer1.hap1, whole genome shotgun sequence genome, one window contains:
- the LOC128848024 gene encoding olfactory receptor 1030-like — protein sequence MVVIRAESHRHIPMYLLFFHLSFLNICYSSATVPNTQMTLLTERKTISVNGCITRMMFFFLLVVTEAFILSAMAYDCYAAICDPLRYMERMSKGICVQLVGGAWAISFFHALLNTVFTFKLHFCGPNQISHFSCERPPLLQLSCTDTLTNQVVLLTSAVIFASSAFLLTLITYIHIISTILRIRSVEGRHKAFSICSSHLIVVGLFYLTPNPYFYIREHRNVDNLCLGNSQLR from the coding sequence ATGGTGGTGATAAGAGCTGAGTCTCATCGTCACATCCCTATGTACTTATTATTCTTCCATTTATCCTTTCTTAATATCTGCTATTCCTCAGCCACGGTACCTAACACGCAGATGACCTTACTCACAGAGCGCAAAACTATTTCTGTCAATGGCTGCATTACCCGGATGATGTTCTTTTTCCTCTTAGTTGTTACTGAAGCTTTCATTCTCTCAGCGATGGCTTATGACTGCTACGCTGCCATCTGTGACCCATTGCGTTATATGGAGAGAATGAGCAAAGGGATCTGTGTTCAGCTGGTGGGTGGTGCATGGGCAATAAGTTTCTTCCATGCCCTGCTTAACACTGTTTTTACCTTCAAGTTGCATTTCTGTGGGCCCAATCAAATCAGCCATTTCAGCTGTGAGCGCCCTCCTCTATTACAACTGTCCTGCACTGACACCCTCACCAATCAGGTGGTGCTTCTTACTTCTGCTGTCATATTTGCATCAAGCGCCTTCCTCCTCACCCTGATCACCTACATTCACATCATCTCGACTATCCTGAGGATACGATCTGTGGAGGGcaggcataaagccttctccatctgcagctcccacctgATTGTGGTTGGCTTATTCTACCTGACACCAAACCCATATTTTTACATCAGAGAGCATAGAAATGTGGATAACTTGTGTTTGGGAAATTCTCAGCTCAGGTAA
- the LOC128848096 gene encoding olfactory receptor 1009-like, whose product MKMENQTTVTEFIFLGLSSDPQMQIFLFLVFLVIYLITLGGNIVIMVVIRADCHLHTPMYSFLFHLSIVDICYSSVTVPNMLKNFLAERKTISVIGCIAQMFFILLSAATEAFILSAMAYDRYAAICDPLRYMDTMSTRICVQLVSGAWAIGFFHALLNTVFALKLHFCGPNQIHHFSCELPLLLQLSCTDTLTNQVVLLTSAVILGSSSFVFSLISYIHIISTILRIHSVEGRRKAFSTCSSHLIVVGLLYLTGFLQYTKPSSVSSVVLDEIFSIQYSVLTPMLNPIIYSLKNKEVKTALRKMLGKFKFLR is encoded by the coding sequence atgaaaatggaaaatcaaaccaCGGTGACCGAATTTATCTTCCTGGGACTTTCCAGTGACCCACAGATGCAGATTTTCCTCTTCCTTGTGTTTTTAGTTATTTACCTAATCACTCTGGGTGGTAACATAGTGATCATGGTAGTGATAAGAGCTGATTGTCACCTTCACACTCCTATGTACTCCTTCCTCTTCCATTTATCCATTGTTGATATCTGCTATTCCTCAGTCACGGTGCCTAATATGCTGAAGAACTTCCTAGCAGAGCGCAAAACTATTTCTGTCATAGGCTGCATTGCTCAGAtgttcttcatcctcctctcagCTGCTACTGAAGCTTTCATTCTCTCAGCCATGGCTTATGACCGCTATGCTGCCATCTGTGACCCATTGCGTTACATGGACACAATGAGCACAAGGATCTGTGTTCAGCTGGTGAGTGGTGCATGGGCAATAGGCTTCTTCCATGCCCTGCTTAACACTGTTTTTGCCCTCAAGTTGCATTTCTGTGGCCCCAATCAAATCCACCATTTCAGCTGTGAGCTCCCTCTTCTATTACAACTGTCCTGCACTGACACCCTCACCAATCAAGTGGTGCTTCTTACTTCTGCTGTCATACTTGGATCAAGCTCCTTTGTCTTCTCCCTGATCTCCTACATTCatatcatctccaccatcctgaggATACACTCTGTGGAGGGCAGgcgtaaagccttctccacctgcagctcccaccttaTTGTGGTTGGCTTGTTGTACCTGACAGGTTTTCTCCAGTACACAAAACCCAGCTCAGTCTCTTCTGTAGTACTGGATGAAATATTCTCCATCCAGTACAGTGTTTTGACCCCCAtgttaaaccccatcatctacagcctgaaaaaCAAGGAGGTGAAAACAGCTCTAAGGAAAATGTTGGGGAAATTCAAATTTCTCAGGTAG